The Streptomyces achromogenes genome window below encodes:
- a CDS encoding FadR/GntR family transcriptional regulator produces the protein MSTLAHTMMTAARSADSGLAGPGELDRYPYAEAPVTDRVGASVWEAAEPELGRVGRRSTGNRGRGLHGQLVQQLGQMIVSGDLGADRPLVPEEIGQRFEVSRTVVRESLRVLEAKGLVSARPNVGTRVRPVSDWNLLDPDIIEWRAYGPQRDDQRRELSELRWTIEPLAARLAAGHGREDVQQRLSDMVEIMAHAITQGDVLTYSRADTEFHSLLIQVAGNRMLEHLSGIVSSALQVSGGPVTGCERPNDASLAHHGRIVDALAAGDGTAAEVATRQLLMVHPEVERVVPAPREH, from the coding sequence GTGAGTACCCTTGCGCACACCATGATGACCGCCGCCCGCTCCGCCGACTCCGGTCTGGCCGGCCCGGGCGAACTCGACCGCTATCCCTACGCCGAGGCCCCCGTCACCGACCGCGTCGGAGCCTCCGTCTGGGAGGCCGCGGAGCCCGAGCTGGGCCGCGTGGGCCGCCGCTCCACGGGGAACCGCGGGCGTGGGCTGCACGGCCAGCTCGTCCAGCAGCTGGGGCAGATGATCGTCTCGGGCGACCTGGGCGCCGACCGCCCCCTGGTGCCCGAGGAGATCGGCCAGCGGTTCGAGGTGTCCCGTACCGTCGTCCGTGAGTCGCTGCGCGTCCTGGAGGCCAAGGGCCTGGTCAGCGCCCGTCCGAACGTCGGCACGCGGGTGCGTCCCGTGAGCGACTGGAATCTTCTCGACCCGGACATCATCGAGTGGCGCGCCTACGGCCCCCAGCGCGACGACCAGCGGCGCGAGCTGAGCGAGCTGCGCTGGACGATCGAGCCGCTGGCCGCCCGCCTCGCCGCCGGGCACGGGCGGGAGGACGTCCAGCAACGGCTGTCCGACATGGTCGAGATCATGGCCCACGCGATTACGCAGGGTGATGTGCTCACCTACTCCCGGGCCGACACCGAGTTCCACTCGCTGCTCATCCAGGTCGCGGGCAACCGCATGCTGGAGCACCTTTCCGGGATCGTGTCGTCCGCCCTGCAGGTCTCCGGTGGTCCGGTCACGGGCTGTGAGCGGCCCAACGACGCCTCGCTGGCCCACCACGGCCGGATCGTCGACGCCCTGGCCGCGGGCGACGGCACGGCGGCCGAGGTGGCCACGCGCCAGCTTCTCATGGTGCACCCCGAGGTGGAGCGCGTCGTGCCGGCGCCGCGCGAGCACTGA
- a CDS encoding RNA polymerase sigma factor, with the protein MSASTSRTLPPEIAESVSVMALIERGKAEGQIAGDDVRRAFEADQIPATQWKNVLRSLNQILEEEGVTLMVSAAEPKRTRKSVAAKSPAKRTATKTVAAKTVTTRKTTADTAPATPAAPAVDDPAEEEAAPAKKAAAKKTTTAKKAVAKKTVAAKKTAAKKTAGKKDDGEPVEEEALEDAPKTGDEPEGTESAGFVLSDDDEDDAPAQQVAAAGATADPVKDYLKQIGKVPLLNAEQEVELAKRIEAGLFAEDKLANADKLAPKLKRELEIIAEDGRRAKNHLLEANLRLVVSLAKRYTGRGMLFLDLIQEGNLGLIRAVEKFDYTKGYKFSTYATWWIRQAITRAMADQARTIRIPVHMVEVINKLARVQRQMLQDLGREPTPEELAKELDMTPEKVIEVQKYGREPISLHTPLGEDGDSEFGDLIEDSEAVVPADAVSFTLLQEQLHSVLDTLSEREAGVVSMRFGLTDGQPKTLDEIGKVYGVTRERIRQIESKTMSKLRHPSRSQVLRDYLD; encoded by the coding sequence GTGTCGGCCAGCACATCCCGTACGCTCCCGCCGGAGATCGCCGAGTCCGTCTCTGTCATGGCGCTCATTGAGCGGGGAAAGGCTGAGGGGCAGATCGCCGGCGACGATGTGCGTCGGGCCTTCGAAGCTGACCAGATTCCGGCCACTCAGTGGAAGAACGTACTGCGCAGCCTCAACCAGATCCTCGAGGAAGAGGGTGTGACGCTGATGGTCAGTGCCGCGGAGCCCAAGCGCACCCGAAAGAGCGTCGCAGCGAAGAGTCCGGCCAAGCGCACCGCCACCAAGACGGTCGCGGCGAAGACGGTGACCACGCGGAAGACCACCGCTGACACCGCCCCGGCCACCCCGGCCGCACCTGCTGTGGACGACCCCGCAGAAGAAGAAGCCGCCCCCGCCAAGAAGGCGGCTGCCAAGAAGACCACGACGGCCAAGAAGGCGGTCGCGAAGAAGACCGTCGCGGCCAAGAAGACGGCGGCCAAGAAGACCGCCGGCAAGAAGGACGACGGCGAGCCGGTCGAGGAAGAAGCCCTCGAGGACGCCCCCAAGACGGGCGACGAGCCCGAGGGCACCGAGAGCGCCGGCTTCGTCCTCTCCGACGACGACGAGGACGACGCGCCGGCCCAGCAGGTGGCCGCCGCGGGCGCAACCGCCGACCCGGTCAAGGACTACCTCAAGCAGATCGGCAAGGTCCCGCTGCTCAACGCCGAGCAGGAGGTCGAACTCGCCAAGCGCATCGAGGCCGGTCTCTTCGCCGAGGACAAGCTGGCCAACGCCGACAAGCTCGCACCCAAGCTCAAGCGCGAGCTGGAGATCATCGCGGAGGACGGCCGCCGCGCCAAGAACCACCTCCTGGAGGCCAACCTCCGTCTGGTGGTGTCCCTGGCCAAGCGGTACACCGGCCGCGGCATGCTCTTCCTGGACCTCATCCAGGAGGGCAACCTCGGTCTCATCCGCGCGGTCGAGAAGTTCGACTACACCAAGGGCTACAAGTTCTCCACGTACGCCACCTGGTGGATCCGGCAGGCGATCACCCGCGCGATGGCCGACCAGGCCCGCACCATCCGCATCCCGGTGCACATGGTCGAGGTCATCAACAAGCTCGCGCGCGTGCAGCGTCAGATGCTCCAGGACCTGGGTCGCGAGCCCACGCCGGAGGAGCTGGCCAAGGAACTCGACATGACCCCCGAGAAGGTCATCGAGGTCCAGAAGTACGGCCGTGAGCCCATCTCGCTGCACACCCCGCTGGGCGAGGACGGCGACAGCGAGTTCGGTGACCTCATCGAGGACTCCGAGGCCGTCGTGCCGGCGGACGCGGTCAGCTTCACGCTTCTGCAGGAGCAGCTGCACTCGGTCCTCGACACCCTGTCCGAGCGCGAGGCGGGCGTCGTCTCGATGCGGTTCGGTCTCACCGACGGTCAGCCGAAGACC